Proteins encoded in a region of the Ursus arctos isolate Adak ecotype North America unplaced genomic scaffold, UrsArc2.0 scaffold_2, whole genome shotgun sequence genome:
- the CCDC190 gene encoding coiled-coil domain-containing protein 190 has product MKRIERPVVTGPVSKHFDLERKSARQAEARLSQRLQRLEHICLYHMKLLTREQRQLQKELQRLQQADIIKKKLSSYLGNGIQKRPDVFVPLPPGEQKHGVPQANKVRALATNMTQEIYKTKSQMPPFHHAGLKDSVKSKEQALSQNYKASHFRAEKPQALQKDCLSPPKGKDSNKGIAILCQDQDVSVNTLDQGPGSSPAGESGKAHTDETRSKDASPKPDPSAGRQGPLSPRECAGNLKDEPVTPTFSELFVKVRNAHYFRHRVPPESERLLSIGEIFGHKEPFQPGGLGGLPSSLTT; this is encoded by the exons ATGAAGAGGATAGAGAGGCCCGTGGTCACGGGTCCGGTGTCTAAGCACTTCGACCTGGAGAGGAAGAGCGCCAGGCAGGCCGAAGCCAGACTCAGCCAAAGACTGCAGAGGCTGGAGCACATCTGTCTGTACCACATGAAGCTGCTGACCCGGGAGCAGAGGCAGCTCCAGAAAGAACTGCAGAGGTTACAACAAG CAGATATTATCAAGAAAAAGCTCTCCTCTTATTTGGGGAATGGAATTCAGAAGAGACCAGATGTCTTTGTGCCCTTACCGCCAGGAGAACAGAAGCACGGAGTTCCACAGGCTAATAAAGTTAG agcactGGCCACCAATATGACCcaagaaatatataaaaccaaGTCCCAGATGCCTCCTTTCCATCATGCTGGCCTAAAGGACTCCGTGAAAAGCAAAGAACAGGCACTGTCTCAAAATTACAAAGCTTCCCATTTCAGAGCAGAGAAGCCACAAGCCCTACAGAAAGATTGTCTAAGCCCCCCAAAGGGCAAAGACTCCAACAAGGGCATCGCTATTCTGTGTCAAGATCAAGATGTCTCCGTCAACACCCTAGACCAAGGCCCTGGTTCCAGCCCAGCTGGTGAGAGTGGGAAAGCACACACTGATGAGACCAGATCAAAAGATGCCAGCCCAAAGCCAGACCCCAGTGCTGGGAGACAGGGTCCCCTGAGTCCCAGGGAATGCGCAGGAAATCTGAAAGACGAGCCCGTAACACCTACCTTCTCAGAGCTGTTTGTGAAGGTCAGAAACGCCCACTACTTCCGGCACAGGGTTCCCCCTGAGTCTGAGAGATTGCTTAGTATCGGGGAGATATTTGGGCACAAGGAACCCTTCCAGCCAGGAGGACTGGGCGGGCTTCCTTCGTCTCTAACCACCTAG